From a single Rosa rugosa chromosome 7, drRosRugo1.1, whole genome shotgun sequence genomic region:
- the LOC133719736 gene encoding F-box protein At2g02240-like, with protein sequence MHCQCDLIASPPDACRLSVLSRVIRLAAESDAVWDKFLPPETHEILSHSATASAAKSKKELYMSLSHSPVLIDDGTMSFSLEKWTGKKCYMIAAKRLRIAWGDTPRYWQWITLPSTRFEEVAELQWVGWFEIRGRIAIHMLTPSTLYKAYLVYKFTERAWGRI encoded by the exons ATGCATTGCCAATGTGATCTCATTGCCAGTCCTCCAGATGCGTGCAGGCTATCGGTGCTTTCTAGGGTTATCAGATTGGCAGCAGAATCCGACGCCGTTTGGGACAAGTTCCTGCCCCCTGAGACCCATGAGATCCTATCCCACTCTGCCACTGCCTCTGCTGCCAAATCCAAGAAAGAGCTCTACATGTCTCTCAGCCACAGCCCCGTCCTCATCGACGATGGCACTATG AGCTTTTCTTTGGAAAAATGGACTGGAAAGAAATGTTACATGATAGCTGCAAAGCGCCTTCGGATTGCTTGGGGTGATACTCCTCGATATTGGCAATGGATTACTCTGCCTAGCACCAG GTTCGAGGAAGTAGCTGAGCTTCAGTGGGTTGGTTGGTTTGAAATTCGTGGGAGAATTGCTATACACATGCTTACCCCATCAACTCTATATAAAGCTTATCTTGTGTACAAGTTTACTGAAAGAGCATGGGGCCGGATTTGA